The Pongo abelii isolate AG06213 chromosome 20, NHGRI_mPonAbe1-v2.0_pri, whole genome shotgun sequence genome window below encodes:
- the CCL25 gene encoding C-C motif chemokine 25 isoform X1, protein MNLWLLACLVAGFLGAWAPTVHTQGVSEDCCLAYHYPIGWAVLRRAWTYRIQEVSGSCNLPAAIFYLPKRHRKVCGNPKSREVQRAMKLLDARNKVFAKLRHNTQTFQAGPHAVKKLSSGSSKLSSSKFSNPISSSKRNVSLLISANSGL, encoded by the exons ATGAACCTGTGGCTCCTGGCCTGCCTGGTGGCCGGCTTTCTGGGAGCCTGGGCCCCCACTGTCCACACCCAAG GTGTCTCTGAGGACTGCTGCCTGGCCTACCACTACCCCATTGGGTGGGCTGTGCTCCGGCGCGCCTGGACTTACCGGATCCAGGAGGTGAGCGGGAGCTGCAATCTGCCTGCTGCGAT ATTCTACCTCCCCAAGAGACACAGGAAGGTGTGTGGGAACCCCAAAAGCAGGGAGGTGCAGAGAGCCATGAAGCTCCTGGATGCTCGAAATAAGGTTTTTGCAAAGCTCCGCCACAACACGCAGACCTTCCAAG CAGGCCCTCATGCTGTAAAGAAGTTGAGTTCTGGAAGCTCCAAGTTATCATCGTCCAAGTTTAGCAATCCCATCAGCAGCAGCAAGAGGAATGTCTCCCTCCTGATATCAGCTAATTCAG GACTGTGA
- the CCL25 gene encoding C-C motif chemokine 25 isoform X2: MNLWLLACLVAGFLGAWAPTVHTQGVSEDCCLAYHYPIGWAVLRRAWTYRIQEVSGSCNLPAAIFYLPKRHRKVCGNPKSREVQRAMKLLDARNKVFAKLRHNTQTFQGPHAVKKLSSGSSKLSSSKFSNPISSSKRNVSLLISANSGL, translated from the exons ATGAACCTGTGGCTCCTGGCCTGCCTGGTGGCCGGCTTTCTGGGAGCCTGGGCCCCCACTGTCCACACCCAAG GTGTCTCTGAGGACTGCTGCCTGGCCTACCACTACCCCATTGGGTGGGCTGTGCTCCGGCGCGCCTGGACTTACCGGATCCAGGAGGTGAGCGGGAGCTGCAATCTGCCTGCTGCGAT ATTCTACCTCCCCAAGAGACACAGGAAGGTGTGTGGGAACCCCAAAAGCAGGGAGGTGCAGAGAGCCATGAAGCTCCTGGATGCTCGAAATAAGGTTTTTGCAAAGCTCCGCCACAACACGCAGACCTTCCAAG GCCCTCATGCTGTAAAGAAGTTGAGTTCTGGAAGCTCCAAGTTATCATCGTCCAAGTTTAGCAATCCCATCAGCAGCAGCAAGAGGAATGTCTCCCTCCTGATATCAGCTAATTCAG GACTGTGA